One stretch of Rana temporaria chromosome 10, aRanTem1.1, whole genome shotgun sequence DNA includes these proteins:
- the LOC120916063 gene encoding acrosin-like has translation MGGSRIVGGHDAMPGSWPWIVSLQVPTDYSGQGFGHSCGGYIVNQWWIMTAAHCFKGVGDSYLQWRLVLGANQLSDLGGETEVRRIAQKIEHADYNPRSEANDAALLLVDSIIKFNDYIQPACLPQRDVILEHLTDCFIAGWGLTDQHASEPSDVLQEAPVGFIDLQTCNSTNWYNGDLGAFNLCAGYEIGGIDSCQGDSGGPLMCRRPQTKVFSVIGVTSWGYGCAKFRSPGVYTSVQYFLDWIISNVAP, from the coding sequence ATGGGCGGCTCCCGCATCGTCGGCGGCCATGACGCTATGCCCGGCAGTTGGCCTTGGATTGTAAGCCTCCAGGTGCCCACGGATTACAGTGGACAGGGGTTCGGTCACTCGTGCGGCGGCTACATCGTCAACCAATGGTGGATCATGACCGCCGCCCACTGCTTCAAGGGAGTCGGCGATTCCTACCTgcaatggcggctggtgctggGGGCCAATCAGCTCTCCGACCTGGGTGGGGAGACCGAGGTGAGGAGGATCGCCCAGAAAATAGAACACGCGGACTACAACCCCCGTTCCGAGGCGAACGACGCGGCCCTCCTGCTCGTCGATAGCATCATCAAATTCAACGACTACATCCAGCCGGCCTGCCTCCCCCAGAGGGACGTCATCCTGGAACATCTGACGGATTGTTTCATCGCCGGCTGGGGCCTGACCGACCAGCATGCGAGCGAACCGTCGGACGTCCTCCAGGAGGCCCCGGTTGGGTTTATAGACCTCCAGACGTGCAACAGTACCAACTGGTACAACGGCGATTTGGGAGCGTTCAATCTGTGTGCCGGATACGAGATAGGAGGGATCGACAGCTGCCAGGGTGACAGCGGCGGCCCCCTTATGTGCCGAAGACCCCAAACCAAAGTCTTCTCGGTTATAGGAGTCACGAGCTGGGGGTACGGATGTGCAAAGTTTCGGAGCCCCGGGGTCTACACTTCGGTGCAGTACTTCCTGGATTGGATCATCTCTAACGTGGCTCCATAG